A stretch of the Sorangium aterium genome encodes the following:
- the preA gene encoding NAD-dependent dihydropyrimidine dehydrogenase subunit PreA: protein MADLSIDFAGIKSPNPFWLASAPPTNTGDQVRRAFDAGWGGAVWKTLGNPIVNVSSRFGGIDYGNTRLMGLNNVELITDRPLDVNLKEMREIKRRYPSHALIASLMVETKDEWREIIRKAEDTGADGLELNFGCPHGMCERGMGSAVGNEPAVLQEIARWAVEFATTPVIVKLTPNVGDILEPGEAVLRSGAHGVSLINTVKSLMGVDLERMVPLPRVGGASTNGGYCGPAVKPIALHLLSQLARHPGVGRLPISGIGGISNSRDAAEFIALGATSVQVCTAVMHYGYRIVEEMIEGLSDWLDDHGMRSVNELRGRAIPQVQEWGELDLSYRVVADISADKCIGCQLCYVACMDGAHQCIHLPGRTEAEARAAGHTHLPKVLPDRAVTADPSGEAAPSRVPFVDEEECIGCNLCALVCPVPGCITMREVPSGKPPETWNDRVQKGTDFVPGGLESTARARSS, encoded by the coding sequence ATGGCCGACCTCTCTATCGACTTCGCCGGGATCAAGAGCCCGAACCCGTTCTGGCTCGCCTCGGCGCCGCCGACCAACACCGGAGATCAGGTCCGGCGCGCCTTCGACGCCGGCTGGGGCGGCGCGGTCTGGAAGACGCTCGGGAACCCTATCGTCAACGTGTCGAGCCGGTTCGGCGGCATCGACTACGGCAACACGCGGCTCATGGGGCTCAACAACGTCGAGCTCATCACCGATCGCCCGCTCGACGTGAACCTCAAGGAGATGCGCGAGATCAAGCGGCGCTACCCGAGCCACGCGCTCATCGCCTCGCTGATGGTCGAGACGAAGGACGAGTGGCGCGAGATCATCCGCAAGGCCGAGGACACGGGCGCGGACGGGCTCGAGCTCAACTTCGGCTGTCCGCACGGGATGTGCGAGCGCGGCATGGGCTCGGCCGTCGGCAACGAGCCGGCGGTCCTCCAGGAGATCGCGCGCTGGGCCGTCGAGTTCGCGACGACGCCGGTCATCGTGAAGCTCACGCCCAACGTCGGCGACATCCTGGAGCCGGGCGAGGCCGTGCTCCGCTCCGGGGCGCACGGCGTCTCGCTGATCAACACGGTCAAGTCGCTCATGGGCGTCGATCTGGAGCGGATGGTCCCGCTCCCGCGGGTCGGCGGCGCGTCGACGAACGGCGGCTATTGCGGGCCCGCGGTCAAGCCGATCGCGCTCCACCTGCTGAGCCAGCTGGCGCGCCACCCCGGCGTCGGCCGGCTGCCCATCTCCGGCATCGGCGGCATCTCGAACTCCCGCGACGCCGCCGAGTTCATCGCGCTCGGCGCGACGAGCGTCCAGGTCTGCACCGCGGTGATGCACTACGGCTACCGCATCGTCGAGGAGATGATCGAGGGGCTCAGCGACTGGCTCGACGATCACGGGATGCGCTCGGTGAACGAGCTGCGCGGCAGGGCGATCCCGCAGGTCCAGGAGTGGGGCGAGCTCGACCTGTCGTACCGCGTGGTCGCGGACATCAGCGCCGACAAGTGCATCGGGTGCCAGCTCTGTTACGTCGCCTGCATGGACGGGGCGCACCAGTGCATCCACCTGCCGGGGAGGACGGAGGCGGAGGCGCGCGCGGCGGGCCACACCCACCTCCCGAAGGTCCTCCCGGATCGCGCGGTGACGGCGGATCCGAGCGGGGAGGCGGCGCCGTCGCGGGTCCCGTTCGTCGACGAAGAGGAGTGCATCGGCTGCAATCTGTGCGCGCTGGTGTGCCCGGTGCCGGGGTGCATCACGATGCGGGAAGTGCCTTCAGGCAAGCCCCCCGAGACGTGGAACGACCGTGTCCAGAAGGGGACGGACTTCGTGCCCGGCGGGCTGGAGTCGACCGCCCGCGCGCGGAGCTCGTGA
- a CDS encoding FAD-dependent oxidoreductase: protein MTRAPIRLSALPSGRIEERFEDKSPRYTDAEAVAEANRCLYCVDAPCVKACPTAIDIPTFIRKIAAGQVKGAARTILTANLLGQSCGQACPVEVLCVGDCVYNAWGREPIAIGRLQRYAVESALARDPAIFRAKPPTGKSVALVGAGPASIAAAGYLALEGHRAVIFERKAIPGGLNTLGIAPYKMKGHEALRELEWVLSLGDVELRAGVSVVAQAAGPGEVSARDLLAEHDAVFLGLGLGADARLALRGEDGDGVVGATAFIERLKADPGLDLAGVRRAVVIGGGNTALDVAHELALLGVDVAVVYRRSEAEMSGYAHELEGARVAGARLVENRVPVEVVREGGKVVALRIAPADAPADMGARGPAPGPAEEELLPADLVAVAIGQSRATQVALAFEGVVLDARGRVVVDPATHRTGNPRVYSGGDCVNGGKEVVNAVAEAKIAARAMHEAMMTTTARAGGAAPGPSPQGS from the coding sequence ATGACCCGAGCCCCGATACGCCTCTCAGCCCTCCCGTCCGGTCGGATCGAAGAGCGATTCGAGGACAAGAGCCCGCGCTACACCGACGCCGAGGCGGTCGCCGAGGCGAACCGGTGCCTCTATTGCGTCGACGCGCCCTGCGTCAAGGCGTGCCCGACGGCGATCGATATCCCGACGTTCATCCGGAAGATCGCGGCTGGCCAGGTGAAGGGCGCGGCCCGCACCATCCTCACGGCCAACCTGCTCGGCCAGTCGTGCGGGCAGGCCTGCCCCGTCGAGGTGCTCTGCGTGGGCGACTGCGTCTACAACGCGTGGGGGCGCGAGCCGATCGCGATCGGCCGCCTCCAGCGCTACGCGGTCGAGTCGGCCCTCGCGCGCGATCCGGCGATCTTCCGGGCGAAGCCGCCCACCGGCAAGAGCGTCGCGCTCGTGGGCGCGGGGCCCGCGTCGATCGCCGCGGCGGGCTACCTCGCCCTCGAGGGGCACCGCGCCGTGATCTTCGAGCGGAAGGCGATCCCCGGCGGCCTGAACACGCTCGGGATCGCGCCCTACAAGATGAAGGGGCACGAGGCGCTCCGGGAGCTCGAGTGGGTCCTGTCGCTCGGGGACGTCGAGCTCCGCGCCGGCGTCTCGGTCGTCGCGCAGGCGGCCGGGCCGGGGGAGGTCTCCGCGCGCGACCTGCTCGCGGAGCACGACGCGGTCTTCCTGGGGCTCGGCCTGGGCGCCGACGCGCGCCTCGCGCTCCGCGGCGAGGACGGCGACGGCGTGGTGGGCGCGACCGCGTTCATCGAGCGGCTCAAGGCCGACCCGGGCCTCGACCTCGCGGGCGTGCGGCGCGCGGTCGTGATCGGCGGCGGCAACACGGCGCTCGACGTCGCCCACGAGCTCGCGCTGCTCGGGGTCGACGTGGCCGTCGTGTACCGCCGCTCCGAGGCCGAGATGTCGGGCTATGCGCACGAGCTCGAGGGCGCGCGGGTCGCCGGAGCGCGCCTCGTCGAGAACCGGGTGCCGGTCGAGGTGGTGCGCGAGGGCGGCAAGGTCGTCGCGCTGCGGATCGCGCCCGCCGACGCGCCCGCCGACATGGGCGCGCGGGGCCCCGCGCCGGGGCCGGCCGAAGAGGAGCTCCTGCCCGCCGACCTCGTCGCTGTCGCGATCGGGCAGAGCCGGGCGACGCAGGTGGCGCTCGCGTTCGAGGGGGTGGTGCTCGACGCGAGGGGGCGCGTGGTGGTCGACCCGGCGACGCACCGCACGGGCAACCCGAGGGTCTACAGCGGCGGCGACTGCGTGAACGGCGGCAAGGAGGTCGTCAACGCGGTCGCCGAGGCGAAGATCGCCGCGCGCGCGATGCACGAAGCGATGATGACGACGACGGCGCGGGCGGGCGGCGCGGCGCCCGGGCCCTCACCGCAAGGGAGCTGA